One region of Oryza sativa Japonica Group chromosome 5, ASM3414082v1 genomic DNA includes:
- the LOC4338551 gene encoding chaperone protein dnaJ 49, giving the protein MDGNKDEALRSVKLAETALASGDRQRAEKFLRIAQRLDPSLPIDDMLGTPKKYDTLDGAVRQYRARSGEVGESQNLRKESVGPSNVDKGYTEENVRVVRNITKNKDYYAILGVERSCSVEEIRKAYRKLSLKVHPDKNKAPGAEDAFKLVSKAFKCLSNDQSRRTYDQTGAIEDHEFNYQYSNVMRQRTTRRQRQARSSFYGYEEDLDPDEIFRSFFYGTHDNMFQSHNAYRARGTVRQQQQQRREHPVQGGSGINLTMLVHLAGVLFFILFAFIPARHPEYSLKRTSYFSISKVTEKHGVEYFVSKQEFDQQFPRGSSSRDNLEQYVFKDYKSMLGRFCHVELQRRQWAKDYPTPHCDKLRSLSVA; this is encoded by the coding sequence ATGGATGGAAACAAAGATGAGGCCTTGAGGTCTGTCAAACTTGCAGAAACTGCACTTGCATCTGGAGATAGACAGCGAGCAGAAAAATTCCTTCGAATTGCCCAAAGATTGGACCCCAGCCTTCCGATTGATGATATGCTGGGCACACCCAAGAAGTATGATACCCTGGATGGTGCTGTACGCCAATACAGGGCTAGAAGTGGTGAAGTTGGTGAAAGCCAAAATTTGCGTAAAGAATCTGTTGGTCCTTCTAATGTTGATAAGGGTTACACTGAGGAAAATGTTAGAGTGGTTCGGAACATCACAAAGAACAAGGATTATTATGCAATTCTTGGAGTGGAGAGAAGTTGCTCTGTAGAAGAGATAAGGAAAGCCTACAGGAAGTTGTCACTGAAAGTTCATCCTGACAAGAACAAGGCTCCTGGGGCAGAGGATGCATTTAAGTTGGTCAGCAAGGCTTTCAAGTGCCTAAGCAATGATCAGTCAAGGAGAACTTATGATCAAACAGGTGCCATTGAGGACCATGAGTTTAATTATCAGTATTCCAATGTCATGAGGCAGAGAACTACAAGGCGACAAAGGCAAGCAAGAAGTAGCTTCTATGGTTATGAAGAAGACTTAGATCCAGATGAGATATTCAGGTCGTTCTTTTATGGGACCCATGATAATATGTTCCAGTCTCACAATGCCTACAGAGCAAGAGGAACAGTGAGGCAACAGCAACAACAGAGACGGGAACATCCGGTTCAGGGTGGGTCAGGCATAAATTTAACAATGTTGGTGCACCTTGCAGGGGTTTTGTTTTTCATCTTGTTTGCTTTCATTCCAGCAAGGCATCCTGAGTATTCCCTTAAAAGGACAAGCTACTTTTCTATATCAAAAGTCACTGAAAAGCATGGGGTGGAGTACTTTGTCAGCAAACAAGAATTCGACCAGCAGTTTCCACGAGGAAGTTCTTCTAGAGATAATCTTGAGCAGTATGTTTTTAAAGACTACAAGAGCATGCTGGGAAGATTCTGTCATGTGGAACTCCAAAGGCGCCAATGGGCCAAGGACTACCCTACACCTCACTGTGACAAACTGCGGAGCCTTTCTGTAGCATAA
- the LOC4338552 gene encoding serine/arginine-rich-splicing factor SR34, with product MSRRNSRTIYVGNLPGDIREREVEDLFYKYGRIVDIDLKIPPRPPGYAFVEFEDPRDAQDAIYGRHGYDFDGHRLRVELAHGGRGPSFDRSSSYSSAGRRGAAKRTDYRVMVTGLPSSASWQDLKDHMRRAGDVCFSDVYREGGATIGIVDYTNYEDMKQAIRKLDDSEFRNAFSRAYIRVREYDSAKRSRSRSRGRSHSRSISRSRSRSRSISRSRSRSYSRSRSPRSRSASRSHSPVKERSRSASQSRSPVKERSPSRSPPPATSPPREKSASKSPVKSRSLSRSPSPVKSE from the exons ATGAGCCGACGCAACAGCCGCACCATCTATGTGGGCAATCTCCCCGGAGACATTCGCGAGAGGGAAGTGGAGGATCTCTTCTATAAG TATGGCCGTATTGTGGATATTGACTTGAAAATTCCTCCAAGGCCTCCTGGTTATGCTTTTGTTGAG TTTGAAGACCCTCGTGATGCACAAGATGCAATTTATGGCCGTCATGGATATGACTTTGATGGCCACAGGTTGCGG GTGGAGTTAGCTCATGGTGGCAGAGGCCCTTCTTTTGATCGATCAAGTAGCTATAGCAGTGCTGGGCGCCGTGGTGCCGCTAAACGTACTGATTACCGAG TTATGGTTACTGGATTACCTTCGTCAGCATCATGGCAAGACCTCAAG GATCATATGAGGCGAGCTGGTGATGTCTGTTTCTCTGATGTTTACCGTGAGGGTGGAG CAACTATTGGAATTGTTGATTATACCAACTATGAGGATATGAAACAAGCG ATAAGAAAGCTTGATGACTCAGAGTTCCGTAATGCATTTTCACGGGCATATATCAGG GTGAGGGAGTATGATTCTGCTAAGCGCAGCCGCTCTCGTTCCAGAGGTAGAAGCCACAGCCGCTCTATCTCCAGAAGCAGAAGCCGCAGCCGCTCGATCTCCAGAAGCAGAAGCCGCAGTTATAGCAGAAGCAGGAGTCCAAG ATCTAGGTCTGCTTCTCGGTCTCACTCACCTGTGAAAGAAAG ATCTAGGTCGGCTTCACAGTCTCGCTCACCTGTGAAGGAAAG ATCACCATCAAGATCCCCACCCCCTGCTACTTCT CCTCCTCGTGAAAAGTCAGCAAGCAAGAGCCCTGTCAAGAGCAGAAGTTTATCCCGATCCCCATCTCCT GTGAAATCTGAGTGA